From Bos taurus isolate L1 Dominette 01449 registration number 42190680 breed Hereford chromosome 29, ARS-UCD2.0, whole genome shotgun sequence, a single genomic window includes:
- the FANCF gene encoding Fanconi anemia group F protein (The RefSeq protein has 1 substitution compared to this genomic sequence) produces MDSLLEQLDRFSEVLAVSRTTHVSTWDPATVRRALQWAGYLRHIHRRFGRHARIRKALEQRLQNQWKQEGDSGPAPAPDLANFQALGHCDQLLSLRLLANPALGDASFHCLLQQLFPGPGVPDAEEEALQGSLARFASCRAAAHMLRFHAYSENPVLQKDSVMKTQAELLLRRLHEVGEAEAEGPGRLLSRLWERLPQDNFLKVVAAALLLPQASPRLQEEELGVGSPKTPGDGRQELLRWLLGKSDIVVAFCRNLPAELLTSVVGRHPELSPVYLGLLTNWGRQLHYDLPKGLWIGTEPQDVPWEELFSRFQSLCQAPPPLKDEVLTALKSYKAQDGDFEVPGLSIWTDLLLALGSRV; encoded by the coding sequence ATGGACTCACTCCTGGAGCAGTTGGATCGTTTCTCTGAGGTTCTGGCTGTCTCCCGCACAACCCACGTCAGCACTTGGGACCCCGCAACCGTTCGCAGGGCTTTACAGTGGGCTGGCTACCTGCGCCACATCCACAGGCGCTTTGGCCGCCACGCCCGTATTCGCAAAGCTCTGGAGCAGCGACTGCAAAACCAGTGGAAGCAGGAGGGTGACTCTGGGCCCGCTCCAGCCCCGGACTTGGCGAACTTTCAGGCCCTGGGGCACTGTGACCAGCTGCTATCTCTGCGACTGCTGGCGAACCCGGCCCTCGGGGATGCCTCCTTTCACTGCCTGCTCCAGCAGCTCTTTCCCGGCCCCGGCGTTCCGGACGCCGAAGAGGAGGCGCTCCAGGGCAGCCTGGCCCGCTTCGCCCGCTGCCGGGCCGCTGCCCACATGCTGCGCTTCCACGCCTACAGCGAGAACCCGGTCCTTCAGAAGGACTCAGTGATGAAGACGCAGGCGGAGCTGCTTCTGAGGCGTCTGCACGAGGTGGGGGAAGCCGAAGCTGAGGGTCCTGGCAGGCTTCTCAGCCGCCTGTGGGAGCGCCTGCCCCAGGACAACTTCCTGAAGGTGGTGGCGGCCGCGCTGCTGCTGCCGCAGGCATCCCCCCGGCTCCAAGAAGAGGAATTGGGAGTAGGCAGCCCCAAAACACCGGGAGACGGGCGTCAAGAACTGCTTCGTTGGCTTCTGGGGAAATCAGATATCGTGGTTGCCTTTTGCCGCAACCTCCCAGCCGAGCTTTTAACTTCCGTGGTGGGGCGCCATCCAGAGCTGTCCCCTGTCTACCTGGGTCTGCTCACAAACTGGGGTCGCCAACTGCACTATGACCTTCCGAAAGGCCTTTGGATTGGAACTGAGCCCCAGGATGTGCCCTGGGAGGAGTTGTTCAGCAGGTTTCAAAGCCTCTGTCAGGCCCCTCCGCCTCTGAAAGATGAAGTTCTAACTGCCCTGAAGTCCTATAAGGCTCAAGACGGAGATTTCGAAGTCCCTGGTCTTAGCATCTGGACAGACCTGTTGTTAGCTCTTGGGAGTCGTGTATGA